The uncultured Devosia sp. sequence GTAGATGATGGAGGAGCCGTCGACGGAAAAGCGATTGCGCTCCCCTGCCCGGGTCAGCGCCGTTTCGGGCTTTGGCGCGGAGACGAAATAGTCGATGCCGACGCCCAGGGCGCGGGCAATGCTGGCGAGCGTGCCCAGCGATGGCGTGGCATGATCGCGCTCGACCTGGCTCAGATAGCCAACGGAAACTTCGGCAGACTTGCCAAGGGCTTCGAGGGTGAGTTGCTGCTGGCGGCGGCGCGCACGGATCAGCGCACCCACCCTGGGGTGCCCTTCAGGCTCGACATTGGCCAGCGCATTGATCGTCATCAAACCACCAAAATTTTTTTGATATAAGCAAAGATTTCTGTATGGTGAAAGCGAAATGTGAGGCCCCTCACAGTCTGCAAGAGAGTCATCTTGCGGGCTTATTCCTCTGTTTTTGTTGAGGTATTTTGCTTGAGCCAAGAGCTGCAGACTGCTGCCATCGCTGACCCCGTTCCGCCGAAAAAGCGCCAATGGGGACGCATTGCATCTGCCGTCGCCGGCTTCCTGATCACGCTTTTCCTCACTTTTCTGGGGCTGCTGGCCATCACCTTCTTCATCGGCCGGGTGATCCCGATCGATCCGGTGCTGTCGGTGGTGGGCGATCGCGCAACGCAGGCGCAATATGACGCCGCCAAGATCGCCATGGGGCTGGACCGGCCGCTGTGGGAGCAGTTCATCTCCTATGTGGTCAATGTGTTCTCGGGCAATCTGGGGCAGTCGGTGTCGACCGGCCGGGCCGTGGTGGACGATCTCAGCCGGTTCTTCCCCGCAACGCTCGAAATGGCGACGATCGGCATCTTCCTGGGCGTGGTGGTGGGCGTGCCGCTGGGGGTGATTGCCGCCAGCAAGCAGGGCTCGATCATTGACCAGATCATCCGCGTGGTGGGACTGCTAGGCTATTCGGTGCCGGCCTTCTGGCTGGGGCTGGTGGGGCTGGCGCTGTTTTATGCGCGGCTGCGCTGGGTGGGTGGTCCGGGGCGGCTGGACATTTTCTATGACGGGCTGGTGTCACCGGTCACCGGCCTGATCCTTGTCGATAGCCTGCTCGCGGGCGAGATCGACATTTTCTGGAATGCGATCAGCCATCTGATCCTGCCGGCGTCGGTGCTGGGCTTTTTCAGCCTGGCCTATATCGCCCGCATGACGCGCAGCTTCATGCTCGACCAGTTGAGCCAGGAATTCGTCACCACTGCCCGGGTCAAGGGCGTGCCGGAGCGCGTGGTGGTGTGGCGGCATGCGTTCAACCCCATCAGGGTCCAACTCATCACGGTGATCGGGCTGAGCTATGCCGGGCTGCTGGAAGGCTCGGTGATGATCGAGACGGTGTTCGCCTGGCCGGGGATTGGCGACTACCTGACACGGGCCCTGCTCAATGCCGACATGAACGCCGTGCTCGGCGCGACGCTGGTGATCGGCGCGGTGTTCATCTTCATTAACAAGATTTCGGACGTGCTGTATCGCGTCCTCGACCCGAGGGCCCGCTGATGTCGACACGTAACTGGCTTTTGGCCGACTCGCCGGATTCCCGCTTCCAGGCCAATGCCGGGCGGTTTTATCGGGTCGTGACCGCGCTGATGCGCAATCCGCTGTCGCTGCTGGGCGGGCTGATCGTCCTGGTGCTGATCATAACGGCGATCTTTGCGCCGTGGATCGCGCCCTATTCGCCGACCGGGCAGAGCCTGACCCAACGCCTGTTGCCGCCTTCGGGCGAGCATTGGATGGGCACGGACGAGCTGGGCCGCGACATCTATTCGCGCGTGATCTGGGGATCGCAGATTACCCTGACCATCGTGGCGCTGGTGGCGCTGATCTCGGCGCCGCTGGGGTTGCTCGTGGGTGCAGTCGC is a genomic window containing:
- a CDS encoding ABC transporter permease — encoded protein: MASAVAGFLITLFLTFLGLLAITFFIGRVIPIDPVLSVVGDRATQAQYDAAKIAMGLDRPLWEQFISYVVNVFSGNLGQSVSTGRAVVDDLSRFFPATLEMATIGIFLGVVVGVPLGVIAASKQGSIIDQIIRVVGLLGYSVPAFWLGLVGLALFYARLRWVGGPGRLDIFYDGLVSPVTGLILVDSLLAGEIDIFWNAISHLILPASVLGFFSLAYIARMTRSFMLDQLSQEFVTTARVKGVPERVVVWRHAFNPIRVQLITVIGLSYAGLLEGSVMIETVFAWPGIGDYLTRALLNADMNAVLGATLVIGAVFIFINKISDVLYRVLDPRAR